The window CCAAAGCCAAGGAGAGATAAAGTGAAATCCGACCTACCTCCCGTTCTCGTAAGCGCCTGCCTGGCCGGCTGCCAATGTAGATATGACGGCGGAGCCAACCCCGTACCGGCAATCAGAGACCTGGTGGTCCGGGGGAAGGCCATCCCCGTGTGCCCGGAAAGGCTGGGAGGGCTCCCCGTTCCCCGCCCGCCGGCAGAAATTCAGGGGGGAGACGGTCGGGATGTGCTGCAAGGCCAGGCACGGGTGGTGAACAACGAAGGCGTGGATGTAACACCCGCCTTCATCGCAGGCGCCCGTGCAACCCTCGAGGTGGCCCGCCGTCACGGAACCCTAATAGCCATCCTTAAGGAAAGAAGCCCTTCCTGCGGAAGCACCGCCATCTATGACGGCAGCTTTAGGGGTCAAACCCGGCCCGGCCAAGGCGTCACGGCAGCCCTTCTGCACTCCCAGGGGATAAAGCTGTTCAATGAAGAAACCTGGAAAAAGCAAGCCCCCTGCCTTTAAAGAAAGGAGGGGGCCGCCACCCGAGGCCGGGGACCGGTTTCCCAGCCCTTGCTATTCGGTACTATATGAAGCCTCCTTGTCCTTCTTCTCCTTGATTACCGCCTGGGCCGCGGCCAAGCGCGCCACGGGCACCCGGAAGGGGGAGCAGCTCACGTAGTTCAAGCCGATGAGGTGGCAAAACTCCACGGAGCTGGCCTCTCCACCGTGCTCACCGCAAATGCCCACCTCCAGTTCAGGCCGTGTCTTGCGCCCCAGCTCTACGGCCATGCGCATAAACTTACCCACTCCCTGCCTGTCCAGGACCATAAAGGGATTCTCCTTCAAGATCTTCTCTTCCAGGTACTGGGGCAGGAATTTGGCCTCGGCATCATCCCGGCTGAAGCCAAAGGTGGTCTGGGTGAGATCGTTGGTGCCGAAGGAGAAGAACTCGGCTTCTTCCGCAATCTCATCGGCCGTAGCGCAAGCCCTGGGTAGCTCGATCATGGTGCCCACCTTATAATCGAAGTCCACCCCGGTTTCCTTCTTGACCTCGTCGGCTACTTCGTTGACGAGCTGGCGCAGGCGCCGCAGCTCATTGACGTGGATGACCAGGGGGATCTCCACTTCCGGCAACACGTTAATGCCCTCTTTCTTAAGCTGGGCGACCGCCCGGAAGATGGCCCGGGCCTGCATGGCATACACCTCGGGATAAGTCACGCCCAGCCGGCAGCCCCGGTGGCCTAGCATGGGGTTGAACTCTTCCCTAGCCCGGACTTCCCTTAAGAGATCCCGTTTAGCTTCCAATTCCTCCGGATTTTGGCCGGTAGCTTCCAGCCTCGTGATTTCCACCAGCAACTCTTCGGCGCTGGGCAGGAACTCATGGAGAGGCGGATCCAAGAGGCGAATGGTCACCGGGAGCCCCTCCATCACCTTGAGGATCTCATAAAAGTCGCCCTGCTGCATGGGCAAAAGCTTGGCCAGGGCAGCCTCCCGTTCTTCCTTATTCTTAGCCAGGATCATTTGCTGCACTACCGGCAACCGGTCCGCACCCATAAACATATGCTCCGTACGGGCGAGGCCTATACCCTCGGCCCCGAATTCCCTGGCCCGCCGAGCATCTTCAGGAGTGTCGGCGTTGGCGCGGACCTTGAGGCGCCGGACCCCATCGGCCCACTGGAGCAGCGTCTGGAACTCGCCGCTCAATTGGGGTTCTACCAGGGGAACTTCGCCCAGCATGACGTTGCCCGTGGCACCGTCAATGGAAATAACATCCCCCTCTTTCACTTCCAGGCTGCCCACGAAGAATCTCTTACCGCCCACGTCGATCTTGAGGTCTCCACAACCTACAACCGCCGGCTTGCCCATGCCCCGGGCCACGACGGCCGCATGGCTGGTCATGCCCCCTCGCGCCGTCAATACGCCCTGGGCCTGGACTATGCCGTGAATATCATCCGGCGTAGTCTCGTTCCGCACCAGGATAACCTTTTCCCCGTCCAAACCCTTGCGTTCCGCTTCATCGGCATCGAAAACCACTTTCCCCGAAGCCGCGCCGGGAGAAGCCGGCAGCCCCTTGGCAATTACCTGGACCTTAGCCTCGGGGTCTACGCGCCGGTGGAGCAGCTGAACCACCTGATCGGGGTCCACCCTTAAGATGGCTTCTTCCTGGCTGATGAGACCTTCCTCCACCATGTCTACGGCTATCTTGACGGCCGCCGCCGCCGTACGCTTGCCTACACGGGTCTGGAGGATATAGAGCTTGCCCCTCTCGATGGTGAACTCGATATCCTGCATGTCGCGGTAATGCTTCTCCAGGAGGGCGCAAATCTCTTCAAACTGCCGGTAGGTATCGGGCATTTCCTTCTTAAGTTCTGCAATCGGCTTGGGGGTGCGGATGCCCGCCACCACATCCTCGCCCTGGGCGTTGATGAGGTATTCTCCGTAGATGCCCTTTTCTCCCGTGGCGGGGTTACGGGTAAAGGCCACCCCTGTACCGCTGGTGGGGCCCATGTTGCCGAAGACCATGGTCTGGATGTTGACGGCCGTCCCCAGATCATCAGGTATTTTATTGATCTTACGATATACGATGGCCCGCGGGTTGTCCCAGGAATCGAAGACGGCCCTCACCGCCATTCTCAACTGTTCCTGGGGATCCTGGGGGAAGTCCCGGCCTACCTCTTTTCTTACCAGGTCCTTGTACTCGGCGATGACTTCCTGCAAGGCCGCCGGCGTCAGCTCATTATCGAATTTGACCCCCAGGCGTTCCTTGTGCTTCTCCAAGATGGCCTCGAACTTATCATGGTCGATGCCCAGGACCACGTCTCCAAACATCTGGATAAACCGCCTGTAGCAGTCCAGGGCAAAACGCTCGTCATTGGTGTTGGCCGCCAGGCCCTTAACCGATTCATCGTTGAGCCCCAGGTTGAGGATGGTGTCCATCATACCCGGCATGGAAACCGGAGCGCCGGAACGGACGGAAACCAACAGGGGGTCCTTGGGATCTCCCAGCTTCTTAGCGTTGAGGGCTTCCAGATCTTTGAGCCTGGCCTTTAACTCTTCTTCCAGGCCCTCCGGGAACTGCCTGCCCAGGCGAATATACTCATTGCAAGCCTCGCAAGTGATGGTAATTCCCGGCGGCACCGGCAGGCCGATGTTGGTCATCTCGGCTAGGTTGGCTCCCTTGCCTCCTAGGAGCTGCTTCATATCAGCTCGGCCTTCGGAGAACAAATAGATGTACTTTTTACCTGCCATCTTTTTCCCCCCGATAATAGATTTCCAGTATTTTAACGGCCGTATCTTCTACAGCCTTATTAGTAACATCGATGACGGGGCAGCCCAACTGCTCCATAACCTTCTGAGCGTAGGCCAGCTCGTGCTGAATGCGCTCCATAGTGGCGTAATCGGCGCGGGCCGGAAGCCCCATGGTTTTCAGGCGCTCCTGCCTGATCTGGTATAGGTGCTCCGGGTGAATGGTCAGACCTATGATTTTCCCCCGGGGAAGGGATAGAAGTTCCTCTGGCAGGGGTACCTCGGGCACCAGGGCCAGGTTGGCCGCGCGTAACCGCTTTAAGGCCAGATACATACATACGGGCGTTTTGGACGTCCGGGAAACGCCTATGAGGACGATGTCCGCGTAGAGGAGGCCCCGAGGATCCTTGCCGTTGTCGTATTTCACGGCAAAATCGATGGCCTCCATTTTCCGGAAGTAATCTTCATCTAGGCGCCGTATAAGCCCGGGTTCCAGGCGCGGTGATCGGCCGGTAAGGCTTGCCATGGCCTCGAGCATGGGCCCTAAAAGGTCAACCGCACCTATGCCGTGGTCCCTGGCAAGTTGCAGTAGCCTATCTTTCAGCTCAGGCAGAACGAGGGTAAAAGCTATGATTCCCTTTTCCTGGGCTGCTTCGGCCACGATCTCCTCTAGGTGCTCGGGTTCGGTAACATAGGGTATACGCCGGATGTCAACATCCCCGCCGTCAAACTGGCTGGCGGCGGCCCGAACAACCTGTTCGGCAGTTTCCCCCAGGGAATCGGAAATAATATAAACTACTCCGATGGTCGAACCCTCCCTTCTACCTGCCGGCCGTGCCCAATTCCACAAACAACCTGGCAATGGTGGTCTTGGTGATGCGGCCGACGACTTCCAGCTTGTTGCCCGAAGGGCCCACCGGCCGTACCACCGGCAGGGCATCCACCTCGTGCTCGATAATCTTCCTGGCGGCGTGCAGGATGCTCTCGTCCGGCGTCGTACAGACTATATTGGGCATGCGGGTCATTACCACCGAGACGGGCATCTGCTGCAGGTTAGCCGTGCCGCCGATGGCCGCCTTAAGGAGGTCCTTCCGCGACACCACACCTTCTAGGTGGCCTTCACCGTCGACCACCATTAAAGTGCCGACATCTTCGATAAATAGGGCTACGATGGCATCGTAAACCGAGGCGTCTCGTCGGATTACCTTGGGCAGGCCCTTGACATCTCCTACCTTAATTTTTTTTATCTCATCCGCTATCAGGGCTTGTACCGAACCACCGTGATAAAAATACCCCACCCGGGGACGAGCTTCCAAGATCCCCGACATGGTTAAGATGGCCAGGTCGGGGCGTAGAGCGGCTCTGGTTAGATTCAACATGGCAGCGATCTGTTGGCTCGTGATGGGACCATGGCGCTTCACGATCTCCACTATTTTCTCTTGCCGCGGCGTAAGCTGCACGGCTTCACCACCCTTAACAGCCGCCAGCGACCGTTGTATACATTATTACGTATACAACATTACCAGCCTTTTTCCTGCTGCTGCAAAAATTTTTTCCTAGTCAGGAAGCAGGCGGGAAAAATCGGCCACCTGCAAGACAAGACGGGTTATTCTCTGGAGCAGGGCCAGCCTATTGCGCCTAAGCCAAGGGTCCGGAGCCATGACCAGAACACGGTCGAAGAAGTTATCGATGGGCCCCCGGAGGTCGGCCATTCTTTCTAGGGCGCCCAGATAGTTCCCCTGGGCCAGGTAAGGCCGGCACTCCCCTTCGGCAGCCGCAAGGGAGTGGTAGAGTCGGCGTTCGGCCTCCTCCTCCAGCCGGCCCGGCTCCACCTCGTACTCTTCCTGCGCCTGACGGGCCAGGTTAAAAGCCCTGGTGAAGGCCGTAAGCAGGGCGGGGAAACCTTCCGTCCGGCGGAATGCCTCCAGATCCCGGGCCCGGTGATAAGCACCGGCCAGATCGTCCCAGCCCACCGCCAGTACCGCCTCCGCCACATCATAGCGTATGCCCTTTTCTTCAAGGATATGCTCCAGCCTTCCCCGCAAGAAGCCCTGAAGTTCCTCCGCGGTCTGGCCTAAAGGCTGGGGCAGGCGGATGCTGGCTGCCGTATAGGTGTCGTAAGCCTGGGCTATAGCTTCAGCTAAGGAAAAGTGCAGGCCCAATTCTACCGCCGTGGCCGCCAGGCCCCAGGCGCACCGGCGCAGTCCAAAGGGGTCTTGGGAGCCGCTAGGGATGAGGCCGACGGCAAAGCATCCCACGAGGGTATCCAGCCGGTCGGCCAATCCGACCACCATGCCCGCCAGGGAGTCCGGCAGGCGGTCGCCGGCAAAGCGGGGCCAGTAATGCTGGCGGATCCCGCGACAAACTTCCTCGTCTTCACCGTCGGCTGCCGCATAGTAGGAACCCATAATTCCCTGGAGCTCGGGGAACTCATAGACCATGTTGGTGGCCAGGTCGGCCTTGGCCAGTTCGGCCGTTCTTTCCACCGTAGGCCACAGGCCTTCCGGCAGATCCAGGGTGCAGGCTAAATATACCGCCAGTTTCTTTAAACGCTCCACCTTGTCCAGCATGGTACCCAGGTTTTCCTGAAAGAGAACGTGGGCCAGCTTTTCCACCTTGCTCGCCAGTGGTGTCTTGCGATCCTCCTCGTAAAAGAAGGAAGCGTCGGCCAGACGGGCTTTCAGCACTTTTTCATATCCCGCCCGTATCTTGTCGGTATGCTCCCCGGTGCCGTTATGTACGGCGATGAAAAGGGGCAATAACTTCTCGCCGCGACCATCCCAAACGGGAAAATAGCGCTGGTGCTCGCGCATGGGGGTGGTCACCACTTCCGGGGGCAGCTTCAGGTACTCCTCCGCAAGGCGACCGCACACGGCCGTGGGATATTCGACTAGAAAGGTAATTTCCTCGAGGAGCTCGGGATCGTCCTTAACCCTTCCGCCCTCCCGGTGGGCCAGGTTTTCTACCTGCTCCCATATGAGCCGCCGTCGCAGCCGGTGGTCGACGATGACGTAGTTCTCCTCTAAAACTTTAAAATAGGCCTCCGGCGCAGTCACTAAATGGGGGCCAGGAGCCAGAAACCGGTGACCGTATGTCAGCCGGTCCGCCTTCAGGCCCTCCAGATTGAGGGGAACTACGTCGGGACCGAATAAAGCCAGGAGCCAACGGATGGGCCGGATAAACTTGAGCTCCAGGTCTCCCCAGCGCATCGGCCGGGGAAAACTCAAGCCTTGGATCATTTTTATCAATATACCGGGCAGAGCCTCCAAGGCGGGGCGGCCGGCCTCCTTTTTGAGGGCAAAGACATACTCCCCGCCGGGTAAGGTCCTGGTTACCAGTTCCTCCACCGCCACGCCCTGGTTCTGGGCAAACCCGAGGGCAGCCCTGGTAGGCTGGCCATCGGCCGTAAAGGCCGCCCTTACGGGAGGGCCCTTAATTTCGCGGATCAGTTCTTCCTGGGTTTCCGCCAGGCCGCTAACATAGAGGACCAGGCGGCGCGGCGTTCCGTACACCGCCACATCTTGATAGGTCAACCGTTCTTCTTTGAACAGCCGGCCCGCCAGGTCTCCCAGTTGCGTCAGCACCGAGGGCAGAACCCGGGCCGGCATTTCCTCGGTACCGATCTCCAGCAGCAGGTCTCGCCTCAACCTGTTACCCCCCCTTAACGTCAAAACTGTCCTTTGTATCCTCGGCGGCAGCCCAACCTGGGGCGCCCTCCGGAATCCCCCCTTGGGGGAAGGCCTTGAGGAGGGGATAACCGAGCCTCTCCCGCTGCTCCAAGTAAGCCGTAGCGCAGAGTCGGGCCAGGTGGCGTACCCTGGCTATGTACGCCGTTCTTTCGGTTACACTGATGGCCCCGCGCGCATCCAGCAGATTAAAGGTGTGGGAACACTTCAGGACGTAATCATAGGCCGGCTGCACCAACCCCTGTTCGATAATGCGCTTGGCTTCGGCCTCGTAAACGTTAAAGAGGGAGAAGAGCATGCCGGTGTCCGCAGCAGTAAAATTGTAATGGGAATAATCTACCTCTGCCTGGTGGTGGATGTGGCCGTAGGTCACCCCATCTACCCACTCTATATCATAAACGCTGTCCACCTGCTGGATGTACATGGCCAGCCGTTCGAGACCGTAGGTAATCTCCGCGCTCACCGGCCGCAGATCATAGCCGCCGCACTGCTGGAAGTAAGTGAACTGGGTTATCTCCATTCCGTCCAGCCACACCTCCCAGCCCAAACCCCAGGCTCCCAGGGTGGGGGATTCCCAGTTGTCTTCTACAAACCGAATATCATGCTCCAGGGGATTAATGCCGAGGTGTTCCAGGCTCCGAAGGTAGATATCCTGCACTTCGGGAGGTGAGGGCTTTAAAATAACTTGGAACTGGTAATAATGCTGCAGGCGGTTGGGGTTTTGGCCGTAGCGGCCATCGGTAGGACGACGAGAGGGCTCCACGTAGGCCACTCGCCATGGTTCAGGGCCCAGGACCCTAAGGAAAGTCGCCGGGTGCATGGTCCCCGCACCCTTTTCCAGGTCGTAAGGCTGTTGGATAACACAACCATAATCCGCCCAGAAATTCTGAAGGGCAAGGATGAGCTGTTGAAAATTCACGTGAACAGGCACTCCCCCACGTATCTAGGTTATGCAGGACCTCTTTGCGCACAAGTCTTTTGGTGGCCTGCTATCTTGATCTTGCTACACAAAAAACCCGCCCCACCACGGGACGGGAGCTCAGTCCTCCTTGAAAAATAATTTACCAGAGGAGGGGGGGCTTGTCAACTCGCATCCCCAGAGCTTAGGCCGGGCGTCATTGAGCTCCCGCTCCCTCCATGAGCCCCGCTGACCAGACCAGCGCTCACCTTGCCTACCCGGCCGGGTTTCCGGTTCATGGGGCTTCCGTGCCTGACAGCCGCAGCCTCTCTAAGGCTCCGGCGCCGCCTCCGTACTCCCCTTCGCCAGGCCCCTGCCCTTCCCCTTGCCTCCACTCCCTCGTCGGTGAGCTAAGTGACGCTTTTAAAGGCGGCAAAGACTCAGGCCCCGTTGCCTCCGTCTTTCTCCCGTAAGTCTAAGGAATGTTCTTCCACCTGGCCGCCGGGACGTTCGATTTCCAGGGTGTAGCGATTGAAAAGGGCCGCCACACTGCTAATCCCGGCCAGGATGGCCAGCTCGGTGCTGGCCAGCACCCCCAGGACGCCCAAAGCTCCGGCCGTAGCCGGTATTTCGGCCACAGTTTTCCCGTCTTTTTTGATCTTGATTTTGGTCACCTTGCCCTTGTGGAGGATCTCCTTAATGCGGGTCAGAAGTCTTTCCCCCCACGTCTCTAAGGCGTGGACCGTTTCCTCCTTTTTACCTTCCTCCAGCCGGATAAGGGCTTCAATAACGTCCCCCCCGGCTTCGTCCAGGGCTTGTTTGGCTTCCCGGGAAGACAGCCCTACCCGCTTGCGCAGGATGTCAATTTTTTCGAGTTCCGTACTCATATGCATCCTCCCTAATTTGCTCCATTAAAATACGGGATTTGAGCCTTCTGTCTAAATAGTATTCCAAATAAGCAGGCAGAATTTCCGCCAGCTCCCTCTGACACCGGGGAGACAATTTCAGGCGGCTGAGGTGGGAGCCGCCCATGGACGCCAGATTACGCCAAACGGCCAGGGCCTCCCGGGATACGCGATACTGCGCCCCATACTGCCGGCTGCAGCGGCTGCAAAGGGCGCCCCCGGCCGCAGGGGCAAAGGGTATAAGCCCCTCTTCCAGGGGGGCCCCGCAAGCGGCGCAGAGATTGACCCGCGGGGCAAATCCCAGCACGCTTATGGCGCGAGCTTCAAAGGCCCGGGCTACCAAGTGAGGATTTTCCCGGACCAAAAGGCCAAGACTCCGGCGCAACAAGCCGAACATCTCCGGACTGGCCTGACCGGCCGGCACTGAAACGTCTGCTATCTCGGCTAAGTAGCAGGCGGTCAACAACCTTTCGAGGTCTGCCCTTAAGGGAGCAAAGAAGTCTTCTACCTGGCATTGGGTTACCGTAGCCATGCTCCGGCCGTCATAAAGCAGGAAACGAGCCAGGCAGAGTCGCTGGGTGCCGCTCCTCAGGTTGCTGTGGGCCTTGCGCACCCCCTTGGCAATGGCGGTAATTTTTCCCCGGTTGGGGGTTAAAATATGCAAAATGCGATCTGCTTCCCGGAAATCCTGGGTGGAAAGCACAATACCCTGTACTTGATAAAGGCCTGCCACTGCCTTTTAACCTGCCCGTTATATTTTCTTCAGTACTTTAGCCCGTTATTTCGCCTATTACCGAATTTTGCGCTCCCCCATCCCCTGGGTGGGCCTCATTATCCTGTAGCCCTGCCTCCAACTCATATCTTTCCTGTTGTTTATAGAGCAAATAAATGTGGACGTGTCCCGTAGCCGCAAAAAGCTGCCAAAGAGCTTCGCTGGGTTTCACACGTCTTCCCCTCCTGAAAGGGACCTGCCTAACCTATATCCTTGCCCAAATCGAACAGCCTATACTAGTCCCCTTTTGCCAGCACGTAGCCCAGCTGCTTTAAGGCCGTTTCCTGCTTTCGCCAGTTCTTTTTGACCTTTACCCGCAGATCCAGGTACATTTTATTGCCCAAAAGACCTTCCAGTTCCCGGCGGGCGAGGGTTCCGATTTCCTTCAGCATGCGACCTCCTTTCCCGATAAGGATGCCCTTCTGGGAATCCCTTTCCACATAAACGGTGGCTGCCACGTATAACATATTATTGGGGCGGGGCGCTACCTCCTCTACCACCACGGCTACCGCGTGGGGTACCTCTTCCTCGGTTAAAAGCAGGATCTTTTCCCGGATGAGCTCCGCTATGAGCAGATTCTCCGGCTGGTCCGTCACCTGATCGGGCGGGTAATACTGGGGTCCCGGCGGCAGGTGCCGGATTATCAGGGGGGGCAGCAGGTCCACGTTGAGGCCCTGCAGGGCGGAAACAGCCACCGCCTCAGCCGGTTGAAAGCGAGAATAAAAAAACCCTTTTGTCTTATCCAGTTGCCGGCCATTAATTAAATCTATTTTGTTAAAGACCAGGACCACCGGGGTGGCTATTTCCTTAAGAAAACCCAGGATATATTCTTCCCCTGCGCCGGGTTCCACCGAAACATCTACTACGTAAACAACCACGTCCACTTCTTTGAGAGTCTGGCGGGCTAAGGAAACCATATATTCGCCCAGGCGATGGTGGGGTTTATGTATTCCCGGCGTATCCAAAAACACGATCTGGGCGTCTTGAGCGGTATAAACTCCCAGAATCCTATTGCGGGTGGTCTGGGGTTTATCCGAGATGATGGCCACTTTCTGGCCTACCAGTGCGTTAAGCAAGGTAGATTTGCCCGCGTTGGGCCGCCCGATAAGGCCGGCGAAACCCGAACGGTGATCCTTGACTTCCGCCATACGTTACTACTCCTTAAAGGACGAAGGCCTTCGGCAAAAGATCCTTTAGCCGTTCCTTAAGCATCCTTCCCTCGGGCAGGCCGGTTATAATCTCCAGGTCAGGGGCAAATTCCGCCAGCACCTGGAGGCAGGCACCGCAGGGAAAGGTAAAGGGCCTGTCGCCCCCTACTACCGCCAGGGCGACAAATTCGCGTTCCCCCTCGGAAACCGCCTTCCAGAGGGCTACCCTTTCGGCACAAACCGTAAGGCCATAGGAAGCATTCTCGATGTTAACGCCTGTATAAACCCTGCCCGAGGACGTCAATAAAGCGGCTCCCACCGGAAAACGAGAGTAAGGTGCGTAGGCCCTTTCCCTGGCTCCTGCGGCAGCTCTTATCAGTGCCTCTCCGTCATAGGTCTTATCCATAAATCTATTATACCTCTTTCGGGGGAAATTTTAATAATTATAAGAGCAGGAATCCGGCGAGAAGCGTATAATTTGTATATACAAATTGCCGTGGAATCGGGAGTCTGGAAAGTGTTACGCACTTATCCCCTTACACCTCTGGTGGGCGTAGGAGCCATCGTTGTACACGGTGAAGCCCTGCTCCTGGTAAAGCGAGGAAGGCCGCCGGCCAAGGGCGCCTGGAGCATACCCGGAGGCAAGGTGGAAACCGGGGAAACCTTAACCCAGGCCCTCCGGAGGGAAGTTGAAGAAGAATGCGGCCTCACCATAAGAATAGGGCCCCCCGTAGCAGTCCTAGACAGCATTTATACCGATGACCAGGGCCGGGTCAAATACCACTATGTTCTGGTGGATTTCTGGGCCGAATACGTCTCAGGTGAACTCTCCCCCGCGTCAGATGTGATGGAAGCCCGCTGGGTCCCCCTAAAGGAAGTGGGTAACCATGAACTCACCGTCGGCACCCTGGAACTGCTGAGGGAACTCGGCCTCTTCGCCGACCCGCCCCACCTCAGGCCTTCCGGGCTGCTTTACCGGACCCTCCGGGGGAGAACTCCCTGAGAAGCCCCTTGGTCCTTTGTGCCCGCCGGGGCTTGCCGGACCGAGGTAATCCTCCGGCGGAAAACGGCGATCCGCAACTAGCTGGCCCCCAACGGGGCGCCTCAGAGAGAGCAACCGCCCAGGAGAAGTGAGGCTTTAAAGCATTTCTCATCCAGTATGTCCTTTAGACTTTAAAGGAGTTTAGGTAAAAAAATCAGCATCCCCACTATGACCGCCCCCAGGGCCGTCACCAGGACGGCTCCGGCGGCCACATCCTTGGCCACCCGGGCCAGGGGGTGATACTGGGGACTGTACAGATTAACCGCCGCCTCCAGGGCCGTGTTGAACATTTCGGCCGCCAGTACCAGGGTAATGGTTAAAACGAGGGCCACCCATTCCCAATCCCTTACCTTAAGGTAATACGCCAGCGCCAAAGCCCCGGCAGCCGCGCTCAAATGAATGGCCATATTCGACTGGGTTCGTAGGGCAAAGAGGAGTCCCGTAAAGGCGGCGCGGAATTTCTTACCCACGCACCAGCCCCACCTTGCCTAAAATCTCTTCCTGTCGGCGGAACATGATCTCTTCCCTCTCCGGTGTATCGTGGTCATAGCCCAGCAAGTGCAAAAAGCCGTGGAGGGCCAGAAAGCCCACTTCCCTTTCCAGGGAATGCCCGTAGGCGGCCGCCTGGCGTGCGGCCGTTTCCAGGGAAATAAGAATATCCCCCAGGAGCAGCTCTCCTTCTTCCCCCTTAATCGGCGGTTCTACTTCCTCTTCGTCCTGGAGAGGAAAGGAAAGGACGTCCGTAGGGGCATCCACCCCGCGGTACATGCGGTTTAAACGCCTGATTTCCGCATCATCTACCAGGGTAACGCTCACCTCGGCCCCTTCCGGCACCCCCTCCTGCCTGGCTGCCTCCTGAAGAAGGTTCCTGAGGGCTTTTTCCAGGGCAGGTTCCAGGGCCTTATCCAGCTGATTGTTTATGAAGCATTCCATTTCGGGCCTTTCTCCTTTCCATTTCCCGCAACACCGCCTCCGGGTATTCCACCCGGGAGTGGAAAATACCGTTAAGAACCCGGACAAAGGCATCGCCTATGGTGGCCAGTTCTTTGAAGGTCAGGTTGCTGTTCTCCAGTTGACCATCTTCCAACTTCTCTTTAATTATTTTGCGCACAAAACCTTCCATGCGGCCCGGGGTGAGCTTGGGCAAGGAGCGTATTCCGGCCTCTACACTGTCGGCGAGCATGACGATGGCCGCTTCCTTGCTCTGGGGCTTGGGCGCGTCATAGCGATAATCCTCCTCGTCTACGTCGTGGCCGTGGCTTCTTTCACAGGCCTTGTGATAGAAGAAGGACATTAGAGTGGTGCCATGATGCTGGGCGATAATATCCTGCACTACCTCCGGCAGACCGAATTCCCGGGCCAGGTCCAGGCCGTCCTTGACATGGCAGGAGATAATCAAAGTGCTCAAGGAAGGAGATAACTTGTCATGGGGATTCTCCGCGCCCACTTGATTCTCGATAAAAAAGTAGGGCCTCTTGAGTTTACCGATGTCGTGATAGTAAGCCCCCACCCTGGCCAGAAGGGAATCCGCTCCTACTGCGTCGGCAGCGGCTTCGGCCAGGTTTCCCACCAGAATACTGTGATGGTAAGTCCCCGGCGCCTCCAGGAGCAGGCGCTTTAAGAGGGGATGGTTCGGATTGGAGAGCTCCAGGAGTTTTACCGACGTGGTAATGCCAAAGGTGTTCTCCAGGAAGGGCAGGAAGCCAATGGTCAGGACCGTGGCCAGGATGCCGTTGGCCATGGCCAAACCTACCCCTACACTCAACTGAAATAAGGAATAGTTATAGAGGAAACCCAGGGCCACCACGGCCAGCATATTGGCCAGGGTCAGATAAAGGCTGGAGCGGGCCAGGCTGGACCGCTGATCCAGGTGGGAAACACAGTAAATACCCGTCAGCCCGCTGATTACGCCGGTCACCGCAAAGGGGAAGTAATTGCCGCTGATGATACCGGTTTCCAGGGCCAAGAACAAGGTAAAGACCACCGCCACCTGAGCTTCCAGCAGAATAGCCGCCAGCATAGACCCGGCCGCCACGGGGATAAGATATCCAACCAGGCGGGTAACTTCGGCACTGCTGCCCAGGCTTATGGCCATTACTCCCCGGGCAAAGAGGAGGAAAATCAACCATAACAAGCCCAGCAAAAGGAGTAGGCGGTCACTGGAG of the Thermanaeromonas sp. C210 genome contains:
- a CDS encoding DUF523 domain-containing protein — translated: MKSDLPPVLVSACLAGCQCRYDGGANPVPAIRDLVVRGKAIPVCPERLGGLPVPRPPAEIQGGDGRDVLQGQARVVNNEGVDVTPAFIAGARATLEVARRHGTLIAILKERSPSCGSTAIYDGSFRGQTRPGQGVTAALLHSQGIKLFNEETWKKQAPCL
- a CDS encoding helix-turn-helix transcriptional regulator; its protein translation is MQLTPRQEKIVEIVKRHGPITSQQIAAMLNLTRAALRPDLAILTMSGILEARPRVGYFYHGGSVQALIADEIKKIKVGDVKGLPKVIRRDASVYDAIVALFIEDVGTLMVVDGEGHLEGVVSRKDLLKAAIGGTANLQQMPVSVVMTRMPNIVCTTPDESILHAARKIIEHEVDALPVVRPVGPSGNKLEVVGRITKTTIARLFVELGTAGR
- a CDS encoding pyruvate, water dikinase regulatory protein, which encodes MWNWARPAGRREGSTIGVVYIISDSLGETAEQVVRAAASQFDGGDVDIRRIPYVTEPEHLEEIVAEAAQEKGIIAFTLVLPELKDRLLQLARDHGIGAVDLLGPMLEAMASLTGRSPRLEPGLIRRLDEDYFRKMEAIDFAVKYDNGKDPRGLLYADIVLIGVSRTSKTPVCMYLALKRLRAANLALVPEVPLPEELLSLPRGKIIGLTIHPEHLYQIRQERLKTMGLPARADYATMERIQHELAYAQKVMEQLGCPVIDVTNKAVEDTAVKILEIYYRGEKDGR
- the ppdK gene encoding pyruvate, phosphate dikinase; protein product: MAGKKYIYLFSEGRADMKQLLGGKGANLAEMTNIGLPVPPGITITCEACNEYIRLGRQFPEGLEEELKARLKDLEALNAKKLGDPKDPLLVSVRSGAPVSMPGMMDTILNLGLNDESVKGLAANTNDERFALDCYRRFIQMFGDVVLGIDHDKFEAILEKHKERLGVKFDNELTPAALQEVIAEYKDLVRKEVGRDFPQDPQEQLRMAVRAVFDSWDNPRAIVYRKINKIPDDLGTAVNIQTMVFGNMGPTSGTGVAFTRNPATGEKGIYGEYLINAQGEDVVAGIRTPKPIAELKKEMPDTYRQFEEICALLEKHYRDMQDIEFTIERGKLYILQTRVGKRTAAAAVKIAVDMVEEGLISQEEAILRVDPDQVVQLLHRRVDPEAKVQVIAKGLPASPGAASGKVVFDADEAERKGLDGEKVILVRNETTPDDIHGIVQAQGVLTARGGMTSHAAVVARGMGKPAVVGCGDLKIDVGGKRFFVGSLEVKEGDVISIDGATGNVMLGEVPLVEPQLSGEFQTLLQWADGVRRLKVRANADTPEDARRAREFGAEGIGLARTEHMFMGADRLPVVQQMILAKNKEEREAALAKLLPMQQGDFYEILKVMEGLPVTIRLLDPPLHEFLPSAEELLVEITRLEATGQNPEELEAKRDLLREVRAREEFNPMLGHRGCRLGVTYPEVYAMQARAIFRAVAQLKKEGINVLPEVEIPLVIHVNELRRLRQLVNEVADEVKKETGVDFDYKVGTMIELPRACATADEIAEEAEFFSFGTNDLTQTTFGFSRDDAEAKFLPQYLEEKILKENPFMVLDRQGVGKFMRMAVELGRKTRPELEVGICGEHGGEASSVEFCHLIGLNYVSCSPFRVPVARLAAAQAVIKEKKDKEASYSTE